The following coding sequences lie in one Alicyclobacillus curvatus genomic window:
- a CDS encoding redoxin domain-containing protein yields the protein MSKFRLGLLATALVALLSGCGAPSPQSPQPKATTPISTGASSSDLNLITITGKPLMINPNQKTLLYFMALGCSSCVTGEMKLAKNLPHIHANVISVDVQPQDTPSELEKFMKQTGATWPHVIDKNQSLIQKYQISYLDTVVILFHNKVIYKGIAPSAQTIEKELST from the coding sequence TTGAGTAAGTTTCGTTTAGGGCTTCTGGCCACTGCTCTGGTTGCACTTTTGTCCGGGTGTGGTGCTCCCTCTCCACAGTCGCCCCAACCTAAAGCAACTACCCCTATTTCTACAGGGGCATCTTCAAGTGATTTGAACTTGATAACGATTACAGGAAAGCCGCTTATGATTAACCCCAATCAGAAGACGCTTCTGTATTTTATGGCGCTTGGCTGTTCGTCTTGTGTCACAGGGGAGATGAAGCTCGCCAAAAACCTACCACACATTCATGCCAACGTTATCTCTGTGGATGTGCAGCCTCAAGATACTCCGTCGGAATTAGAAAAGTTCATGAAACAGACCGGCGCAACTTGGCCGCATGTGATCGACAAGAATCAGTCGCTGATTCAGAAATACCAGATCTCCTACTTGGATACGGTGGTCATTCTTTTCCACAACAAGGTGATTTATAAAGGAATCGCCCCTTCCGCACAAACGATTGAGAAGGAGCTATCCACATGA
- a CDS encoding helix-turn-helix transcriptional regulator translates to MLQLFLSEDENLQTELYAKFFHGLSNAIRYKITEILLEGERSVGELVELLGISQGQVSNHLACLKWCGYVSSRQNGKHVIYRVSDERVRTLMELAKSIVADNAERIRSCTRM, encoded by the coding sequence ATCTTGCAACTTTTCCTCTCGGAGGATGAGAATCTTCAAACGGAACTTTACGCGAAGTTCTTTCATGGATTATCCAATGCAATTCGGTATAAGATCACGGAAATTCTCCTGGAGGGAGAACGCAGTGTCGGAGAATTGGTCGAACTACTGGGGATTTCCCAAGGACAAGTTTCAAACCATTTAGCCTGTTTAAAATGGTGCGGGTATGTATCCTCTCGGCAGAACGGCAAGCATGTCATCTATCGAGTTTCGGATGAACGGGTAAGAACCTTGATGGAATTAGCAAAATCTATTGTAGCTGATAATGCAGAGCGAATCCGCAGTTGTACACGGATGTAA
- a CDS encoding rhodanese-like domain-containing protein produces MLRTISADELKSMREKDADLELLDLRPVPEFIRGSIKGAMNLPQDEPDFLTNLKKIWPHPGPVALISTTHDIPGVVLFAIDAVGGNVVGTVQIHEWMEKNYPVTEITAISLDEVLQNHDEFSLVDVRTLEEWQKRHIPGSVNLPLSELEAAPSVLDSNQPHVVFCAGVYRGLAGTAKLAAMGFSTRYLAGGVHTWYEQTSRIKMQTQDVKRRGI; encoded by the coding sequence ATGTTAAGAACAATTTCTGCGGATGAATTAAAGAGTATGCGTGAAAAGGATGCCGATCTGGAGTTGCTAGACCTGCGACCAGTTCCCGAATTCATACGAGGTTCTATCAAGGGGGCTATGAATTTACCCCAAGATGAACCGGACTTTTTGACCAATCTCAAAAAAATCTGGCCCCATCCGGGACCGGTGGCGTTGATTTCCACAACCCATGACATTCCAGGAGTCGTACTATTCGCCATCGACGCCGTAGGTGGGAATGTGGTGGGAACTGTGCAGATCCACGAATGGATGGAAAAGAACTATCCAGTGACGGAGATTACCGCGATCAGTCTCGATGAGGTCTTGCAGAACCATGACGAATTCAGCTTGGTGGATGTCCGAACTCTGGAAGAATGGCAAAAGCGGCATATTCCGGGTTCCGTGAATCTGCCTCTATCCGAATTGGAGGCGGCTCCTTCTGTCTTGGACTCAAATCAACCGCACGTGGTTTTTTGTGCCGGGGTATACCGGGGCTTGGCCGGTACCGCCAAGCTTGCTGCCATGGGATTTTCGACAAGATACCTGGCTGGGGGAGTCCACACCTGGTACGAGCAAACATCGCGAATTAAAATGCAGACACAGGATGTGAAAAGAAGGGGGATATAG
- a CDS encoding winged helix-turn-helix transcriptional regulator, with the protein MLETLSQKQYFCTLDGEAVDGICVQDLTSILDVPQSTISRHLALLRQAGLVGHQQRGPWHYYFCNPDALQAVNSWTDSLQSTEAKKTC; encoded by the coding sequence TTGTTGGAAACGTTAAGTCAGAAGCAATATTTTTGCACGCTCGACGGAGAAGCGGTAGATGGAATCTGTGTTCAAGACCTGACGTCCATTTTAGACGTACCGCAATCCACCATTTCAAGACACCTAGCTTTGCTGCGTCAAGCCGGATTGGTCGGCCATCAACAACGTGGGCCTTGGCATTACTACTTTTGTAATCCGGACGCACTTCAAGCGGTCAATAGCTGGACTGACTCACTTCAAAGCACGGAGGCCAAAAAAACATGTTAA
- a CDS encoding methyltransferase domain-containing protein has translation MALFDAKAETYDDFCRTPLGHFIDMVEHDILGKVAQPRSGEIAVDLGCGTGAYSVWLQEQGLSVTGVDLSEKMLAVARRKASDRVKFIRADLSHLPFPSGQFDFAICNVTLEFVQDPTAVLKEGMRVLKPGGRLVVGLIAKLGPWAVKYSKRGQEAPTSVYHSARFFSYDDIKQIGPNPPYEVQFGLYVSPDEFKDESSAWALEKQRNPTQQEPGSGFMVVRWNKD, from the coding sequence ATGGCTTTGTTTGACGCGAAGGCGGAAACGTACGATGATTTTTGTAGGACGCCATTGGGTCATTTCATCGATATGGTGGAACACGATATTCTAGGCAAAGTGGCGCAACCTCGTTCAGGGGAAATCGCAGTGGACCTTGGCTGCGGAACGGGGGCCTACTCCGTCTGGTTACAGGAACAAGGTTTGTCTGTCACTGGAGTTGACCTCTCCGAAAAGATGCTCGCAGTAGCGCGTCGTAAAGCATCCGACCGAGTCAAGTTCATCCGGGCCGATTTATCGCATCTGCCCTTTCCCTCTGGACAGTTTGATTTCGCCATTTGCAATGTGACGCTGGAGTTTGTCCAAGACCCCACAGCCGTTTTGAAAGAAGGAATGCGAGTTCTAAAACCCGGAGGTCGACTTGTGGTGGGACTGATTGCAAAGCTCGGTCCATGGGCCGTGAAATATTCGAAACGGGGTCAGGAAGCCCCAACCAGCGTTTATCATAGCGCAAGATTCTTTTCTTATGATGACATCAAACAGATTGGACCGAATCCTCCATACGAGGTCCAATTCGGGCTGTACGTGTCTCCCGACGAGTTCAAAGATGAAAGTTCTGCATGGGCCTTGGAAAAACAACGTAATCCAACTCAACAAGAACCTGGATCTGGATTTATGGTGGTCCGCTGGAACAAAGATTAG
- the merA gene encoding mercury(II) reductase, which translates to MTHYRMKIEGMTCTSCERHVENGLKSVGARDVSVDFRKNQAVLEAPDALQLDVLFQGVRDAGYRPVGIEILSEENSSELHATPADESVDYDLVILGSGSAAFSAAIQAVSYGAKVAMVERGTIGGTCVNIGCVPSKALLRAGEIYHLAKENPFPGLQTSVGSVDLSELVTQKNRLVVKLRQQKYVDLIEEYGFELISGEARFIDEKTVEVGSRRITARNFLIATGASLAIPDIPGLRGVDYLTSTTALELSKLPKRLAVIGSGYIAMELGQFFHNLGAEVTLMQRSARLLKNRDPEISEAVTQALTEQGIQLVTGATFHKIEQDSSTKRVYVTIDGEEQVFLAEELLIVTGRQPNTSSLQVETANVKLGAHGEVLVDECLRTSNPRIYAAGDVTMGPQFVYVAAHEGWVVAENAVGGANQKRDLSVVPGVTFTNPSIATVGLTEAQAKAQGYEVVCSVLPLDAVPRALVNRETTGVFKLVADAKTRKILGAHIVAENAGDVIYAAVLAIKFDLTIEDLRGTLAPYLTMAEGLKLTALTFDKDVFKLSCCAG; encoded by the coding sequence TTGACACACTATCGTATGAAGATCGAAGGCATGACGTGTACGAGTTGTGAACGCCACGTAGAGAATGGGTTGAAATCGGTGGGTGCCCGCGATGTGAGCGTAGATTTTCGGAAAAATCAAGCGGTGTTAGAAGCACCCGATGCTCTTCAGCTGGATGTCTTGTTTCAGGGGGTTCGGGACGCAGGATATCGCCCCGTGGGCATAGAAATTCTCTCTGAAGAGAATTCCTCGGAGTTACACGCCACTCCTGCGGATGAATCCGTAGATTACGACCTGGTCATTCTAGGTTCCGGAAGTGCCGCCTTCTCAGCTGCTATCCAGGCCGTTTCATATGGAGCTAAAGTCGCCATGGTGGAACGAGGCACGATTGGCGGTACGTGCGTGAATATCGGCTGCGTGCCATCGAAAGCCCTGCTCAGAGCCGGAGAGATTTATCACCTGGCGAAAGAGAACCCGTTTCCAGGTCTGCAGACCTCGGTCGGTTCGGTGGATTTATCGGAACTTGTTACGCAGAAAAACCGGCTAGTGGTAAAGCTACGGCAACAGAAATACGTTGATTTGATTGAGGAATATGGTTTTGAACTGATTTCTGGCGAAGCCAGGTTCATTGACGAGAAAACAGTAGAAGTCGGGAGTCGTAGAATTACGGCTAGGAACTTCCTCATTGCAACCGGAGCCTCACTTGCCATCCCGGATATTCCAGGATTACGTGGCGTGGATTATCTCACGAGTACTACGGCGCTTGAGCTTTCGAAGCTACCTAAACGCCTCGCAGTAATTGGTTCTGGCTATATTGCCATGGAATTGGGGCAATTCTTTCACAATCTCGGGGCCGAAGTCACTTTGATGCAGCGAAGTGCTCGGCTGCTCAAGAACCGGGATCCAGAGATTTCGGAGGCGGTGACACAGGCGCTGACGGAACAAGGGATTCAACTGGTTACAGGAGCAACGTTCCACAAAATCGAACAAGACAGTAGTACGAAACGAGTTTATGTGACAATCGATGGAGAGGAACAGGTGTTCCTGGCCGAAGAACTACTCATTGTCACTGGACGTCAGCCGAACACAAGCTCACTTCAAGTCGAAACGGCCAACGTAAAACTTGGAGCACATGGGGAGGTACTTGTTGACGAATGTCTTCGAACTTCCAATCCAAGGATATATGCGGCGGGTGATGTGACGATGGGTCCGCAGTTTGTTTATGTTGCGGCGCATGAAGGATGGGTCGTTGCAGAGAATGCGGTGGGCGGTGCCAACCAGAAACGTGACTTAAGTGTTGTACCGGGCGTTACCTTTACTAACCCATCCATTGCAACGGTCGGTCTGACGGAGGCACAGGCCAAGGCACAAGGATACGAAGTAGTTTGTTCTGTATTACCCCTGGATGCAGTTCCGCGTGCCCTTGTAAACCGAGAGACAACTGGAGTGTTCAAATTGGTTGCAGATGCAAAGACCCGGAAAATCCTTGGCGCACATATTGTGGCGGAAAATGCAGGCGATGTGATTTACGCAGCGGTACTCGCCATCAAATTCGATCTAACCATTGAAGACCTCCGTGGGACCTTGGCCCCTTACCTCACCATGGCGGAAGGTCTCAAATTGACTGCCTTGACGTTCGATAAGGATGTATTCAAGCTTTCATGCTGCGCAGGTTGA